Within Epinephelus moara isolate mb unplaced genomic scaffold, YSFRI_EMoa_1.0 scaffold1668, whole genome shotgun sequence, the genomic segment GCCATACACACCGGCGCCATCTTGACAGATACCCAATCTCTGTATCCAGGTGTATACAGATGTATAAAGGCGTATACAGGTGTGTACAGGTGTATAAAGGCGTGTACAGGTGTATAAAGGCGTATACAGGTGTGTACAGGTGTATACAGGTGTATACAGGTGTGTACAGGTGTATACAGGTGTATAAAGGCATATACAGGTGTGTACAGGTGTATCCAGGTGTATAAAGGCGTATACAGGTGTGTCCAGATGTATACAGGTGTATAAAGGTGTATACAGGTGTTtacaggtgtgtccaggtgtaTAAAGATGTATACAGTTGTGTCCAGGTGTATACAGGTGTTtacaggtgtgtccaggtgtaCCTGTTGTCCGCAGCAGCAGATGTGGAcgcctccagctcctccagactCTGCTGAAACAGTTCTTTGTTCTCGTTGATGAAGTGTTTCTGCATCTCCGACATCTGAGCCATGATCTTCTCTCTCCTCAGACGAGCCATCTCCGCCTTCCTCTTCCGCTCCGCCTTATCTTTGTCTCGCACCGTCTGCAGGGACACGACACCACCCAACAGCTGATCAATAATCAGTACTGATCTCATTCTGACAGAAACaataagcagcagcagcagcagcaggaggaagtCTTCTGATGCTAATAAAGTTTTACCTCCTCCAGTTCTTGTCCTGGGCtgatggtgatggtggaggTAGAGGATGTTCGTTCTCTCATCGTCTTGATGTTCGCCACCatctgaacacacaaacacacattacatcACCACCCGAAAGTCAAACCGCCAGAGGACAGACAGTCCCTGAGACACAGACTCCATGATGTGACTGAGGATAAACAGGGGCCCAGGACGGAGCCCTGTGCAACAGACGCCCGACTGGAAGGACGCCTTGTGGAATGAAGGCCCGGTGGCTCGGAGCCCTGTGGGACGCCCTGAGGACCAGTTTCATTTCACCAACACAAGTATGGAAGGAAATATCCACCGTCCAATCAGGGATGAGAATCAGGTGTTTACAGGTGTTTGTTTACAGATGTTTACAGGTGTTGTTTCCCGTTCAGTTTCGTTCTTTTAAACTTCTTAGTTCTCAGCTTGTGATTGGTTTTCACTTATGAGGTCATATCTGATGGAACAACGTGTAAACTGAAGGAACACACCAGGTGGATCAAACAGGAGACGTTAACCTGCAAGCTGTGACCTCACAGTGACATCAGGACTCACCTTGAGGATCCAGGTGATCATGTCTTTGTGGACCTCCAGGTGAGGAGCGTTCTGCAGACTCTCCAACAGAGCCAGGACACTTCCTGAAGTACTGGGAGCTTCACCTGGACCTGGACACAGTGAGACAGGAGATGGTGGGACAGAACACAGTGAGACAGGTGATGATGTAGGGCACCTGCAGGTGTCAGAACCTTTAACCCTTtaca encodes:
- the LOC126387054 gene encoding E3 ubiquitin-protein ligase UBR2-like, whose amino-acid sequence is CPTSSPVSLCSVPPSPVSLCPGPGEAPSTSGSVLALLESLQNAPHLEVHKDMITWILKMVANIKTMRERTSSTSTITISPGQELEETVRDKDKAERKRKAEMARLRREKIMAQMSEMQKHFINENKELFQQSLEELEASTSAAADNRYTWTHL